A region from the Anoplolepis gracilipes chromosome 2, ASM4749672v1, whole genome shotgun sequence genome encodes:
- the L(3)72ab gene encoding U5 small nuclear ribonucleoprotein 200 kDa helicase: MADAAARQLQYEYKANSNLVLQADVRLIERRSRDEATGEVMSLVGKLDGTRMGDRAQRTKPGKAEERKVKRQKRDEAQYDFARMKGATLLSEGVDEMVGIVYRPKTQETRQTYEVLLSFIQEALGDQPRDILCGAADEVLAVLKNDRLKEKEKKKETELLLGLLAEERFALLVNLGKKITDFGSDEKSTTNDENIDETYGINVQFEESSEEDDEDVYGEVRENDDEGDEGEEANDDRAIHAENLGGTEEMKKEKPLHPLDIDAYWLQRRLSRIYDDAMVSQARAAEVLAVLKDAADDRECENQLVLLLGYDCFDFIKQLKKYRHTVAYCTMLASSQSESERQKIRNKMNDDPVLAKILRQLDTGKGEDDADETMEARSQRKRREENEDTGGPGGQVQGTRNLIDLEDLTFAQGSHFMANKRCQLPDGSYRKQRKGYEEVHVPALKPKLFEENENLHPIEQLPKYVQPAFEGFKTLNRIQSRLYQTALESDENLLLCAPTGAGKTNVALLCMMREIGKHINADGTINADEFKVIYVAPMRSLVQEMVGNFRKRLSTYNLTISELTGDHQLTREQIAATQVIVCTPEKWDIITRKGGEKTFTSLVRLIIIDEIHLLHDERGPVLEALVARTIRNIETTQEDVRLVGLSATLPNYQDVAAFLRIKPESGLFYFDNSFRPVALEQQYIGVTEKKALKRFQVMNEIVYEKTTDHAGKNQVLIFVHSRKETGKTARAIRDMCLAKDSLGKFLREGSASMEVLRTEAEQVKNQELKDLLPYGFAIHHAGMTRVDRTLVEDLFADRHIQVLVSTATLAWGVNLPAHTVIIKGTQVYNPEKGRWVELGALDVLQMLGRAGRPQYDTKGEGILITNHSELQYYLSLLNQQLPIESQLISKMSDMLNAEVVLGTIQNIRDAVTWLGYTYLYIRMLRCPNLYGISHDKLKQDTLLELHRADLIHSAAVGLDRSGLIKYDRKSGNFQATELGRIASHYYCTHDTMSTYNQLLKRTLSEIELFRVFSLSSEFKNINVREEEKLELQKLMERVPIPVKESIEEPSAKVNVLLQAYISQLKLEGFALMSDMVFVTQSASRLMRAIFEIVLFRGWAQLADKCLSLCKMIDRRMWQSMSPLRQFRKMPEEIVKKIEKKNFPWERLYDLGPNEIGELIRVPKLGKTIHKYVHQFPKLGLSTHIQPITRSTLRVVLTITPDFQWDEKIHGMSEAFWILVEDVDSEVILHHEYFLLKAKYAGDEHIIKFFVPVFEPLPPQYFLRMVSDRWIGAETQLPVSFRHLILPEKNLPPTELLDLQALPITALRNAKFENIYSEFPQFNPIQTQVFNAVYNSDDNVFVGAPTGSGKTTIAEFAVLRLLTQNSEGRCVYMVSKEALAELVYDDWAKKFSQQLGRKVVLLTGETGTDLKLLAKGQIIITTADKWDVLSRRWKQRKNVQNIQLFIVDELQLIGGEEGPVLEVACSRARYISSQLDKPTRIIALSASLADAKDAAQWLGAPAAATFNFHPSVRPVPLELHVQGINVTHNASRLAAMAKPVYNAILRHAAHKPVIIFVPTRRQARLTAIDLLTFTAAEGQPSKFFHAEEADIKPFLDRMVDQTLKETLSQGVAYLHEGLSTDDRRLVERLFDSGAIQVAVATRDLCWGLSINSHLVVVMDTQCYNGKTHAYEDYPITDVLQMVARANRPLEDEDAKCVLLCQSSKKDFFKKFLNEPLPVESHLDRRLHDHFNAEIVTKTIENKQDAVDYLTWTFLYRRLTQNPNYYGLQGVTHRHLSDHLSELVESTLTDLEQAKCVAVEDEMDTLPLNLGMIAAYYYINYATIELFSLSLNNKTKIRGLLEIISAAAEYESVPVRQREENLLRSLAARLPHAPQATRMADPHVKAQLLLQAHLSRIQLGPELQKDTELVLGKAVRLIQACVDVLSSSGWLAPAVAAMELAQMVTQAMWSKDSYLKQLPHFTAETIKRCTDKGVETVFDVMELEDDDRNRLLQLTDAQMADVAKFCNRYPNIEMSYEVQDKDKLRSGGTVNVIVQLEREDEVTGPVVAPFFPQKREEGWWVVIGDPKSNSLLSIKRLTLQQKAKIKLDFVAPAPGQHSYTLYFMSDAYLGCDQEYKFTISVGEYESDASSASDSD, translated from the exons ATGGCGGATGCTGCGGCTCGTCAATTACAATACGAATATAAAGCg AACTCTAATCTTGTTTTACAAGCTGACGTCCGATTAATAGAAAGACGTAGTCGAGATGAAGCTACTGGCGAAGTTATGTCCCTTGTGGGAAAATTGGATGGTACACGCATGGGCGACAGAGCCCAGCGTACCAAACCAGGGAAAgcagaagagagaaaagtcaA gCGTCAAAAACGTGATGAAGCACAGTATGACTTTGCACGTATGAAAGGAGCAACATTATTGTCCGAAGGTGTGGATGAAATGGTTGGTATTGTATATCGTCCAAAAACACAAGAGACACGTCAGACTTATGAAGTATTACTCAGTTTTATACAAGAAGCTTTAGGTGATCAACCACGCGATATCCTTTGTGGTGCAGCTGATGAAGTACTGGCTGTGTTGAAGAATGATCGgcttaaagaaaaagagaagaagaaggaaacGGAACTTTTACTTGGTTTATTAGCGGAAGAAAGATTTGCCCTGCTTGTCAACCTTGggaaaaaaatcacagacTTTGGCAGTGATGAAAAAAGCACGACAAACGATGAAAATATCGATGAAACATATGGAATTAATGTACAGTTTGAAGAGAGCAGCGAAGAAGATGACGAAGATGTGTATGGAGAAGTCAGAGAGAATGATGATGAAGGGGATGAAGGTGAAGAAGCTAATGATGATAGAGCTATTCATGCAGAAAAT TTGGGAGGTACGGAAGaaatgaagaaagaaaaaccaTTACATCCATTAGACATAGATGCATATTGGTTACAAAGAAGGTTAAGCAGAATATATGATGATGCTATGGTTTCACAAGCAAGAGCAGCAGAGGTACTAGCCGTTTTAAAGGATGCTGCGGATGATCGCGAATGCGAAAATCAACTTGTGCTGCTGTTGGGCTACGATTGCTTCGACTTTATTAAACAGCTTAAAAAGTATAGGCATACAG TTGCATACTGTACAATGTTGGCCTCATCGCAGTCTGAATCAGAGAGACAAAAAATTCGTAACAAGATGAATGATGACCCAGTACTGGCGAAAATTTTACGACAATTGGACACTGGTAAAGGTGAAGACGATGCTGACGAAACAATGGAAGCGAGATCACAACGTAAGAGACGGGAAGAGAATGAAGACACAGGGGGGCCTGGGGGACAGGTTCAAGGTACAAGAAATTTGATAGATTTGGAGGATCTGACATTCGCTCAGGGAAGTCACTTTATGGCGAACAAACGTTGCCAGCTGCCTGATGGTAGTTATCGAAAACAGCGGAAAgg ATATGAAGAAGTTCACGTTCCTGCCTTGAAGCCGAAACTGTTTGAGGAAAACGAGAACTTACACCCGATCGAACAGTTGCCGAAATACGTGCAACCCGCTTTTGAAGGTTTCAAGACATTGAATCGCATACAAAGCCGTTTGTATCAGACGGCATTGGAAAGCGACGAGAATCTACTGCTATGCGCTCCAACAGGAGCGGGTAAAACCAATGTAGCTTTATTATGCATGATGCGAGAGATCGGAAAGCATATAAACGCCGATGGTACAATTAACGCAGATGAGTTCAAGGTGATTTACGTTGCTCCGATGCGTTCGTTGGTACAGGAAATGGTTGGCAATTTTCGCAAGCGATTGTCAACGTACAATCTGACCATCTCCGAGTTGACAGGCGACCATCAGTTAACACGAGAGCAAATCGCTGCCACCCAAGTAATAGTATGTACCCCGGAAAAGTGGGACATCATAACGAGGAAGGGTGGTGAGAAAACGTTTACATCACTCGTACGGTTAATCATTATCGACGAGATTCACTTGTTACATGACGAGAGAGGTCCTGTTCTAGAAGCATTGGTTGCGAGAACAATACGAAATATCGAGACTACTCAAGAGGATGTGCGACTTGTCGGTCTATCGGCTACGTTACCTAATTATCAAGATGTCGCAGCATTTTTGCGTATTAAACCAGAGTCAGGATTATTCTATTTTGACAACAGTTTCCGGCCTGTGGCTCTTGAACAGCAGTATATCGGTGTCACCGAGAAGAAAGCGCTAAAACGCTTCCAGGTGATGAACGAGATCGTTTATGAGAAAACGACAGACCACGCTGGCAAAAATCAGGTTTTGATATTCGTGCACTCGCGCAAGGAAACTGGAAAAACGGCACGCGCTATTAGAGATATGTGCCTGGCGAAAGACAGTCTGGGTAAATTTCTTAGAGAGGGTTCTGCATCGATGGAAGTTTTAAGAACGGAAGCGGAGCAAGTAAAGAATCAAGAACTTAAGGATTTGTTGCCGTACGGATTCGCGATTCATCACGCTGGTATGACTCGAGTAGATCGCACATTGGTGGAAGATCTCTTCGCCGATAGACACATACAAGTTCTCGTATCTACCGCGACTTTAGCCTGGGGTGTAAATTTGCCGGCTCATACAGTCATCATTAAGGGAACTCAGGTTTATAATCCGGAGAAAGGCAGGTGGGTAGAGCTGGGCGCTCTCGATGTGCTACAAATGTTAGGAAGAGCTGGTCGACCTCAGTACGATACCAAGGGCGAGGGTATTCTTATCACAAATCACAGCGAATTACAGTATTATCTATCGCTTCTAAATCAACAACTACCTATCGAATCCCAATTAATCAGCAAGATGTCCGACATGTTAAATGCAGAGGTAGTGCTAGGTACAATCCAGAATATCAGGGATGCGGTCACCTGGCTTGGCTATACTTATCTTTATATCAGAATGCTTCGTTGTCCGAATTTATATGGAATAAGTCACGACAAGTTGAAGCAAGATACTTTATTAGAGCTCCATAGAGCCGATCTGATTCATTCGGCCGCAGTCGGATTAGATCGCAGCGGTTTAATCAAGTACGATCGCAAGTCTGGCAATTTTCAGGCAACCGAATTAGGCAGAATAGCGTCTCACTATTATTGCACTCATGATACGATGTCTACGTACAATCAGCTGCTGAAACGTACATTGAGCGAGATAGAATTATTCCGTGTATTTTCGTTGTCGAGcgaatttaagaatataaatgtcaGAGAAGAGGAAAAGCTAGAGTTACAGAAGCTAATGGAGAGGGTGCCAATACCTGTGAAAGAGAGCATCGAGGAACCGAGTGCGAAGGTAAATGTGCTCTTACAAGCGTACATCTCGCAATTGAAACTCGAGGGATTCGCTCTCATGTCCGACATGGTGTTTGTGACGCAATCCGCCTCGCGTCTCATGCGAGCCATTTTTGAAATAGTTCTGTTTCGCGGTTGGGCACAATTGGCGGATAAATGTCTCTCCCTGTGCAAGATGATCGATCGAAGGATGTGGCAGTCTATGTCGCCGCTCAGACAATTCCGTAAAATGCCAGAAGAGATTGTAAAGAAGATCGAAAAGAAGAATTTCCCGTGGGAGAGACTGTACGATCTAGGTCCCAACGAAATCGGAGAATTGATCCGTGTACCGAAACTGGGTAAGACGATTCACAAATACGTTCACCAATTTCCGAAGCTCGGTTTGTCGACACATATTCAGCCCATCACGCGTTCCACTCTGCGAGTTGTGCTAACTATTACGCCAGATTTCCAATGGGATGAGAAAATTCACGGTATGTCGGAAGCATTTTGGATTCTGGTCGAGGATGTAGATTCCGAGGTGATACTGCATCatgaatactttttattaaaggCCAAATACGCGGGCGACGAACATATAATCAAGTTTTTTGTGCCAGTTTTTGAGCCTCTGCCGccgcaatattttttacgtatgGTATCCGACCGATGGATCGGCGCGGAGACGCAATTGCCTGTTAGTTTTCGACATTTGATACTACCCGAGAAGAATCTACCACCCACAGAATTATTGGATCTACAAGCGCTACCAATCACAGCGTTAAGAAACGCaaagtttgaaaatatctATTCGGAATTTCCGCAGTTTAATCCGATTCAAACGCAAGTGTTCAATGCGGTTTATAATTCTGACGATAATGTGTTTGTCGGAGCGCCTACGGGTTCAGGAAAAACGACCATCGCGGAATTTGCGGTATTAAGATTGCTAACGCAAAACTCAGAAGGTCGATGCGTATACATGGTGAGTAAAGAAGCATTGGCAGAATTGGTCTACGATGATTGGGCAAAGAAATTCAGCCAACAGCTAGGTAGGAAAGTCGTCCTTCTAACGGGAGAAACGGGAACGGATTTAAAGTTACTGGCCAAGGGACAGATTATTATCACCACAGCGGACAAATGGGACGTGTTGTCACGAAGATGGAAACAACGGAAGAATGTGCAGAACATCCAATTATTTATCGTGGACGAGTTGCAGTTGATTGGTGGCGAGGAAGGCCCTGTGCTGGAAGTCGCGTGCTCGCGAGCACGTTACATCTCCTCACAGCTCGACAAGCCCACCAGAATAATAGCGTTGTCGGCCTCATTGGCCGACGCCAAAGACGCCGCTCAATGGTTAGGTGCACCAGCAGCGGctacttttaatttccatcCCTCCGTGCGACCAGTGCCACTAGAGCTTCATGTCCAAGGTATAAACGTCACTCACAACGCATCGAGATTGGCCGCTATGGCGAAACCAGTATATAATGCAATCCTTCGGCATGCTGCGCATAAGCCGGTAATCATATTCGTGCCTACTCGTCGACAAGCGAGATTAACGGCTATTGACTTGTTAACGTTCACGGCAGCCGAAGGTCAACCGTCAAAGTTTTTCCACGCAGAAGAGGCCGACATTAAACCGTTCCTCGATCGGATGGTCGATCAAACGTTGAAGGAGACTCTGTCGCAAGGTGTGGCTTATCTTCACGAAGGTTTATCAACGGATGATCGTCGTTTGGTCGAACGATTGTTCGACAGTGGTGCTATTCAGGTGGCAGTCGCTACGAGAGATCTCTGCTGGGGTTTATCCATCAATTCTCACTTGGTTGTGGTCATGGATACACAGTGCTACAACGGCAAAACACACGCCTACGAGGATTACCCGATCACGGACGTTTTGCAGATGGTGGCGCGAGCTAACCGTCCGCTGGAAGATGAGGATGCCAAGTGCGTCCTCCTTTGTCAGAGCTCGAAGAAAGATTtcttcaaaaagtttttaaacgaaCCGTTACCAGTGGAGAGTCATTTGGATCGCCGATTACACGATCACTTCAACGCAGAGATTGTGACAAAGACGATTGAGAACAAACAAGACGCAGTCGATTACCTCACGTGGACCTTCCTGTATCGACGACTTACTCAGAATCCAAATTATTACGGTTTGCAGGGTGTTACGCACCGGCATCTCTCGGATCATCTGTCCGAGCTAGTCGAGAGTACATTGACCGATCTTGAGCAAGCCAAGTGCGTGGCCGTGGAGGACGAGATGGACACTTTGCCGCTCAATCTAGGAATGATCGCCGCCTACTATTACATCAATTACGCCACTATCGAATTGTTTAGTCTGTCTCTCAACAATAAGACAAAGATTAGAGgcttattagaaattatttcagCAGCCGCCGAGTACGAGAGCGTTCCGGTGCGACAGAgggaagaaaatttattgagaAGTTTAGCCGCACGTCTACCTCATGCACCACAAGCCACCAGAATGGCCGATCCTCACGTGAAGGCGCAATTATTGTTGCAGGCTCATTTGTCGAGGATACAGCTGGGCCCAGAGTTGCAAAAGGATACCGAATTGGTGCTGGGTAAGGCCGTAAGACTGATACAAGCTTGCGTCGACGTGCTAAGCTCTTCCGGATGGTTAGCGCCCGCCGTCGCCGCTATGGAATTAGCACAGATGGTGACGCAGGCAATGTGGTCCAAAGACTCTTATTTGAAACAGCTGCCGCACTTCACAGCGGAGACTATAAAACGCTGCACCGACAAGGGCGTTGAAACGGTGTTCGACGTGATGGAACTCGAGGACGACGATCGGAATCGACTATTGCAATTAACGGACGCGCAAATGGCGGATGTCGCCAAGTTCTGTAATCGTTATCCCAACATCGAGATGTCGTACGAAGTACAAGATAAGGATAAGTTGCGCAGCGGCGGTACGGTAAATGTGATCGTGCAGTTGGAACGAGAGGACGAGGTCACCGGACCAGTGGTCGCGCCATTCTTCCCACAGAAACGCGAGGAGGGCTGGTGGGTGGTGATCGGCGACCCGAAGAGCAACTCGTTACTATCTATCAAGCGGCTAACGTTGCAGCAAAAGGCGAAGATCAAGCTGGACTTCGTCGCCCCGGCACCTGGTCAGCATTCCTACACTCTATACTTTATGAGTGATGCTTATCTTGGCTGCGATCAGGAATACAAGTTTACCATCAGTGTCGGCGAATATGAATCGGATGCTAGTTCCGCTTCCGATTCTGATTGA
- the Kra gene encoding protein krasavietz: MSQKIEKPILSGQRIKTRKRDEREKYDPTGFRDAVLLGLEKAGNDLEAISKFLDAAGSKLDYRRYGEALFDIMIAGGLLVPGGSIAQDGDKPVKTSACVFEQPEDMESMRNFEQVFIKLMRRYKYLEKMFEEEMKKVLVFMKGFSPKERIKLARMTALWISNGSVPPTVLSVLINEHLVKDNLALDFLLEVFVTWKQEKGLSSLMTALKKGGIEGRLMEFVPPNKRTEEHFRSVFEAVGLADIVKLHKAQASQEAKRDLQQLLLDDLAENRPMKDITLDLKEMAQRSCIPEHEVIGLIWVVVMGQAEWNKKEELVAEQALKHLKVYTSLFGAFTTTARSELALILKVQEFCYENMNFMKVFQKIVLLFYKTDVVSEEVILKWYKEGHSVKGKMLFLDQMKKFVEWLQSAEEESGSGEEED; this comes from the exons ATGAgtcaaaaaatagaaaaaccaATACTATCAGGTCAACGCATAAAGACCAGAAAAAGAG atgaaagagaaaaatatgatcCAACTGGATTTCGGGATGCGGTGTTACTTGGCTTGGAAAAAGCTGGTAACGACTTAGAAgcaatttctaaatttctgGATGCGGCTGGTTCCAAGTTAGATTATCGTCGATATGGGGAAGCACTGTTTGATATCATGATAGCTGGAGGCCTTTTAGTTCCTGGTGGTTCCATTGCTCAAGATGGAGACAAACCAGTCAAGACTAGTGCATGTGTTTTTGAGCAACCAGAGGACATGGAGTCTATGCGGAATTTCGAACAG GTCTTTATTAAACTCATGCGACGTTACAAATATCtggaaaaaatgtttgaagagGAAATGAAGAAAGTATTGGTCTTTATGAAGGGATTTTCACCTAAAGAAAGGATTAAGCTGGCTAGAATGACAGCGCTATGGATCTCGAATGGTTCTGTGCCACCCACAGTTCTCTCAGTTTTGATCAACGAGCACCTTGTTAAAGACAACCTGGCATTAGACTTTCTATTGGAAGTCTTTGTTACTTGGAAACAGGAGAAGGGTTTATCTAGTTTAATGACAGCTCTGAAAAAAGGAGGCATTGAGGGaag GTTGATGGAATTTGTACCACCAAATAAACGAACAGAAGAGCATTTTCGGTCTGTATTTGAAGCAGTAGGACTGGcagatattgtaaaattacacAAGGCTCAGGCAAGTCAGGAAGCCAAACGAGATTTGCAACAACTTCTTTTGGACGATTTAGCAGAAAATAGGCCAATGAAAGATATAACATTAGATCTCAAAGAAATGGCACAAAGAAGTTGTATTCCCGAACACGAAGTGATTGGATTG ATTTGGGTTGTTGTAATGGGTCAAGCTGAATGGAACAAGAAAGAAGAGTTAGTTGCTGAACAAGCGCTGAAACATCTAAAAGTTTATACTTCATTGTTCGGTGCTTTTACAACCACTGCCAGATCTGAGCTCGCACTTATCCTCAAGGTCCAGGAGTTCTGTTATGAGAACATGAACTTTATGAAAGTCTTCCAGAAGATTGTTTTactcttttataaaa CGGATGTTGTATCAGAAGAAGTAATATTAAAGTGGTATAAGGAGGGTCATTCAGTTAAAGGAAAAATGCTCTTTTTAGaccaaatgaaaaaatttgtagAGTGGCTACAGAGTGCTGAAGAGGAATCGGGATCAGGAGAGGaagaagattaa